In Streptomyces sp. NBC_00306, a single genomic region encodes these proteins:
- a CDS encoding peptidoglycan recognition protein family protein, protein MAWYDGATKYELQPESDSQPAIRPTQFIIHSIAAPWTAKRTYQYWRDSTNLESHFGLGYAGDLGQFIGTETKADANYQANRRPDGTGAVSIETASNTSATDNWTDEQVEELIELGSWLHHRHGIPLRICRSHDDPGYGYHRLHPQWAVGGGTVCPGNARVKQFKDVVFPGIVARATGKTTTTEPQEDTVMPITKLHEPNPTDVELELDEWMGLAFKDAVIHSGPRQLVGPLYVQLTFGQDSANDAEITGRFVSTDAQGLNRSGYGDLGPFPARGTLQFLHNVNVPAGRQLRFEVFAASPLSAPVILTHRLVTGDWLNG, encoded by the coding sequence ATGGCCTGGTACGACGGTGCCACCAAGTACGAGCTGCAGCCCGAGTCGGACAGTCAGCCGGCCATCCGGCCGACGCAGTTCATCATCCACTCGATCGCTGCGCCCTGGACCGCCAAGCGGACGTATCAGTACTGGCGAGACTCTACGAATTTGGAGAGTCACTTCGGGCTCGGGTATGCCGGCGACCTCGGCCAGTTCATCGGCACCGAGACGAAGGCTGACGCCAACTACCAGGCGAACCGAAGGCCGGACGGCACCGGCGCCGTGTCCATCGAGACCGCGTCCAACACCAGCGCGACGGACAACTGGACCGACGAGCAGGTTGAGGAACTGATCGAGCTCGGGTCGTGGCTACACCACCGGCACGGCATCCCGCTGCGGATCTGCCGCAGCCACGACGATCCCGGCTACGGCTACCACCGCCTGCACCCGCAGTGGGCAGTCGGCGGCGGCACCGTCTGCCCTGGCAATGCCCGCGTGAAGCAGTTCAAGGACGTGGTGTTCCCCGGGATCGTCGCCCGCGCCACAGGCAAGACCACCACCACCGAGCCCCAGGAGGACACCGTCATGCCGATCACCAAGCTGCACGAGCCGAACCCCACCGACGTCGAGCTGGAGCTCGACGAGTGGATGGGGCTCGCGTTCAAGGACGCGGTCATCCACAGCGGTCCCCGGCAGCTCGTCGGCCCGCTGTACGTGCAGCTGACGTTCGGGCAGGACTCCGCGAACGACGCGGAGATCACCGGCCGGTTCGTGTCCACCGACGCGCAGGGCCTCAACCGCTCCGGATACGGCGACCTCGGCCCGTTCCCCGCCCGCGGAACGCTGCAGTTCCTGCACAACGTCAACGTGCCCGCCGGCCGCCAGCTGCGCTTCGAGGTGTTCGCGGCCAGTCCGCTCAGCGCTCCGGTCATCCTCACCCACCGACTCGTCACCGGCGACTGGCTCAACGGCTGA
- a CDS encoding carbohydrate binding domain-containing protein yields the protein MTRLAVLAGFGSTVGTPAASIAWTDISQWVDIQQAGIAITRGAQDEQSESQTGTATLTLDNSDGRFTSGLATSPYFPNVRKNVPIWVRLVTTAKNLMPNPSFESGVTAWTGSGTPTRAASAVHVRTGAQAMLITWGATVSQTVTSPIFYGLEVGQRYTYSTYVWVPAGDCTVQVTVAGGAAGSISSLYDQWQRLTVSWTATTTSYQVRVRTSGTPAAGDQVWVDDGQVEEASSATAFDADGPQYHGRLWGMVNNWPTQWEGLESKVVITCSDRFKMLGKSPLRTMLTEEVLLDDPMAYYPMAEPSESTSAGDLSGTTAGPLSISGVGSGGDATFGSGEDSGPDGLGALSLTAVNASNGKLLAADLGSDYESATFGAWVFAECWFKTAVAGRVFFGLTSSDNRFQLVFSLDATGKMTVETTRTGEALVPATVLSPNLADNTWHHFVYDEFLGNIWVDGISYPVLVDAVANLRLLTVGAFTNSRLYNGSLAHIALYAPAVGNVADYVGHYATGSTQHVGEDADDRAARIASYVGATVTAQGSTFGGMASQAALGSAPLQHLQDVARTESAKLFADRESSAIVLQSRDVRYNPTAAISLAHADLETDDVRFDDDDQKLVNVFVGSRPGGATQRIVDQASRDAYGTYEQTESLLKETDHEVVAAGQWVVNRFADPPAEMRQLPVEAYTMPLATYRALLGAEISTVIDVTGLPDEANAAAVTVTVEGYTETIRYRQHHIDFHTSRADTAAAWVLNDPVYSVLGTTTRLAY from the coding sequence ATGACGCGCCTGGCGGTGCTGGCAGGTTTCGGCTCGACGGTCGGCACCCCGGCCGCGTCAATCGCCTGGACTGACATCAGCCAGTGGGTTGACATTCAGCAGGCCGGCATCGCCATCACGCGCGGCGCGCAGGACGAGCAGTCCGAATCCCAGACCGGCACAGCCACCCTGACGCTGGACAACAGCGACGGCCGGTTCACGTCTGGGTTGGCCACCTCGCCGTACTTCCCGAACGTGCGGAAGAACGTGCCGATCTGGGTTCGGCTCGTCACCACGGCGAAGAACCTCATGCCGAACCCGTCGTTCGAGTCCGGGGTCACCGCGTGGACCGGTTCGGGTACACCGACCCGCGCGGCGTCTGCCGTGCACGTGCGCACCGGCGCCCAGGCCATGCTGATTACGTGGGGCGCCACGGTCTCCCAGACGGTCACCTCGCCGATCTTCTACGGCCTGGAGGTCGGCCAGCGATACACCTACTCGACCTACGTCTGGGTCCCGGCCGGCGACTGCACCGTGCAGGTCACCGTCGCGGGCGGCGCCGCCGGCAGCATCAGCTCGCTGTACGACCAGTGGCAGCGGCTCACCGTGTCCTGGACGGCGACGACAACCAGCTACCAGGTCAGGGTGCGTACGTCCGGCACGCCGGCCGCAGGTGACCAGGTCTGGGTGGATGACGGGCAGGTCGAGGAGGCCAGCTCCGCAACCGCGTTCGACGCGGACGGCCCGCAGTACCACGGCCGCCTGTGGGGCATGGTCAACAACTGGCCCACCCAGTGGGAGGGCCTGGAGTCCAAGGTCGTCATCACCTGCTCGGACCGCTTCAAGATGCTGGGCAAGTCGCCGCTGCGAACCATGCTGACCGAGGAGGTCCTGCTCGACGACCCGATGGCCTACTACCCGATGGCCGAGCCGTCCGAGTCGACCAGCGCCGGCGACCTGTCCGGCACCACGGCCGGCCCGCTGTCGATCAGCGGTGTCGGGTCGGGCGGCGATGCGACGTTCGGCAGCGGCGAGGACTCCGGCCCGGACGGGCTCGGTGCACTGTCGCTGACGGCGGTCAACGCGAGCAACGGCAAGTTGCTGGCGGCCGACCTCGGTTCGGACTACGAGTCGGCGACGTTCGGCGCATGGGTCTTCGCCGAGTGCTGGTTCAAAACGGCGGTAGCCGGGCGGGTGTTCTTCGGGCTCACGTCTTCAGACAACCGGTTTCAGCTGGTGTTCTCCCTGGACGCCACCGGCAAGATGACAGTCGAGACGACGCGGACCGGCGAGGCCCTGGTCCCGGCGACCGTGCTGTCACCGAACCTCGCCGACAACACCTGGCACCACTTCGTCTATGACGAGTTCCTCGGGAACATCTGGGTCGACGGCATCTCGTACCCAGTGCTGGTCGACGCCGTGGCCAATCTGCGGCTGCTGACCGTCGGCGCATTCACGAACAGCCGCCTCTACAACGGCAGCCTCGCCCACATCGCGCTGTACGCACCAGCGGTCGGGAACGTCGCCGACTACGTGGGCCACTACGCCACCGGCTCGACGCAGCACGTCGGCGAAGACGCCGACGACCGGGCCGCGCGGATCGCGTCCTACGTCGGGGCCACGGTCACCGCGCAGGGCTCGACGTTCGGCGGCATGGCGTCTCAGGCCGCCCTCGGCTCCGCGCCGCTGCAGCACCTGCAGGACGTGGCACGCACGGAGAGCGCCAAACTATTCGCCGACCGGGAGAGCAGCGCCATCGTGCTGCAGTCCCGCGACGTCCGGTACAACCCGACCGCCGCGATCTCGCTGGCGCACGCCGACCTGGAGACCGACGACGTTCGGTTCGACGACGACGACCAGAAGCTGGTGAACGTCTTCGTCGGCAGCCGGCCGGGCGGCGCGACACAGCGAATCGTCGACCAGGCCAGCAGGGACGCATACGGCACCTACGAGCAGACCGAATCCCTGCTCAAGGAAACGGACCACGAGGTCGTCGCAGCCGGGCAATGGGTGGTCAATCGGTTCGCCGACCCGCCAGCGGAGATGCGGCAGCTGCCGGTCGAGGCGTACACCATGCCGCTCGCCACCTACCGGGCCCTGCTGGGCGCGGAGATCTCCACCGTCATCGACGTCACCGGCCTGCCCGATGAGGCGAACGCTGCGGCCGTCACGGTCACCGTCGAGGGCTACACCGAGACGATCCGGTACCGGCAGCACCACATCGACTTCCACACATCCCGGGCCGACACGGCCGCCGCGTGGGTGCTGAACGACCCGGTCTATTCGGTGCTCGGCACCACGACCCGGCTGGCGTACTGA
- a CDS encoding phage tail tube protein gives MAIGSGLGAQIGVAAESSYGTFVAPTKFPEFTKESLALKKTTATSAGIAAGRLLPLASRRVVTQREAAGSLDMEVTNKLMGLFLQALMGTSVTPAQQGATAAYLQTHLLADNFGKSLTIQKGVPLTTGVVQDKTFVGCKILSAEFSCEAGGMLQASFEIDGKDCDETQTLAAASYPSMAPFHFGQMALKTGSYGTETALDGVRKVSVKIERGMAVDRFYANQSALKKEPILNELTKITGTLEMDYVATTVDDLHTSDAATSLVWEFVGPIIALTHAETFRIKLPAIKIDDAPPTVEGTEVIRPKFGFTALYDGTNPVAIEYMSTDVTL, from the coding sequence ATGGCGATCGGATCAGGTCTTGGCGCACAGATCGGCGTCGCTGCGGAGAGCAGCTACGGCACGTTCGTGGCGCCCACGAAGTTCCCTGAGTTCACGAAGGAAAGCCTCGCTCTCAAGAAGACGACGGCCACCTCCGCGGGCATCGCCGCCGGGCGCCTGCTGCCGCTCGCCTCGCGGCGCGTGGTAACCCAGCGGGAAGCCGCAGGCTCCCTCGACATGGAAGTTACCAACAAGCTGATGGGCCTGTTCCTGCAGGCCCTGATGGGAACGTCGGTCACGCCTGCCCAGCAGGGAGCCACCGCGGCGTACCTGCAGACGCACCTCCTGGCCGACAACTTCGGCAAGTCGCTCACGATCCAGAAGGGCGTGCCGCTCACCACCGGTGTGGTGCAGGACAAGACGTTCGTCGGCTGCAAGATCCTGAGCGCGGAGTTCTCGTGCGAGGCCGGCGGCATGCTGCAGGCCTCCTTCGAAATCGACGGCAAGGACTGCGACGAGACGCAGACCCTGGCCGCCGCGAGCTACCCGTCGATGGCCCCGTTCCACTTCGGGCAGATGGCGCTGAAGACAGGCAGCTACGGCACGGAGACGGCCCTCGACGGCGTCCGAAAGGTCTCGGTGAAGATCGAGCGCGGCATGGCTGTCGACCGGTTCTATGCGAACCAGTCCGCGCTGAAGAAGGAGCCGATCCTCAACGAGCTCACGAAGATCACGGGCACGCTGGAGATGGACTACGTCGCCACCACGGTCGATGACCTGCACACCTCGGATGCCGCAACGTCCCTCGTGTGGGAGTTCGTCGGTCCGATCATCGCGCTGACACATGCGGAGACGTTCCGCATCAAGCTGCCCGCCATCAAGATCGACGACGCGCCGCCCACGGTCGAGGGCACCGAGGTCATTCGCCCCAAGTTCGGGTTCACTGCCCTGTACGACGGGACCAACCCGGTCGCCATCGAGTACATGAGCACCGACGTCACGCTGTGA
- a CDS encoding phage major capsid protein, with protein sequence MSKLQGLLDKRATAWAAAQDFQSRGDDKPLSAEDKTAWDAALADVERLSSEIETEERHARLSSVDYSQVVTASADTEEGEEARRRHGGEEGVRAYESAWRSWMREGTTELSSEERKTLRTGFVDGKELRAQGVATGAAGGYMVPAPFRAKMVETMKFFGAMRDVAEVITTETGATLPWPTNDDTANVGAILAENTQVTEQDVTLGQADVGAYVYTSKLVRVSLQLLNDSAFDMEAWLAGKLGQRIGRAQNAHFTTGTGTAQPEGVQTNAVIGKTGTTGQTTSVIYDDLIDLIHSVDPAYRLGGRAGFMLHDTALAAARKLKDGQQRPLWEPSVQAGVPDLLLGYKYTVNQDMPVMAANAKSILFGDFFAGYLIRDVQDVQLIRLAERYADFLQVGFLAFARTDGTPQDTAAYKAYRNSAT encoded by the coding sequence ATGTCAAAGCTTCAGGGCCTGCTCGACAAGCGGGCCACCGCCTGGGCTGCCGCTCAGGACTTCCAGAGCCGGGGCGACGACAAGCCCCTGTCCGCCGAGGACAAGACGGCGTGGGACGCGGCGCTCGCCGACGTCGAGCGCCTGTCCTCCGAGATCGAGACCGAGGAGCGGCACGCCCGCCTGTCGAGCGTCGACTACTCGCAGGTCGTCACCGCCTCGGCCGACACCGAGGAAGGCGAGGAGGCCCGGCGCCGCCACGGCGGCGAGGAGGGCGTCAGGGCCTACGAGAGCGCCTGGCGTTCCTGGATGCGCGAGGGAACCACCGAGCTCTCCTCCGAGGAGCGCAAGACCCTGCGCACCGGGTTCGTCGACGGCAAGGAGCTCCGCGCCCAGGGCGTGGCCACCGGCGCGGCCGGCGGCTACATGGTGCCCGCGCCGTTCCGGGCCAAGATGGTCGAGACGATGAAGTTCTTCGGCGCCATGCGTGACGTCGCGGAGGTCATCACGACCGAGACCGGCGCGACGCTGCCGTGGCCGACGAACGACGACACGGCCAACGTGGGCGCGATCCTCGCGGAGAACACCCAGGTCACCGAGCAGGACGTCACGCTTGGGCAGGCCGACGTCGGGGCGTACGTCTACACCTCGAAGCTGGTGCGGGTCTCCCTGCAGCTGCTCAACGACTCCGCGTTCGACATGGAGGCGTGGCTCGCGGGCAAGCTCGGCCAGCGCATCGGCCGCGCGCAGAACGCCCACTTCACCACCGGCACCGGCACCGCCCAGCCGGAGGGCGTGCAGACCAACGCAGTCATCGGCAAGACGGGCACCACGGGTCAGACGACGTCGGTCATCTACGACGACCTGATCGACCTCATCCACTCGGTGGACCCGGCGTACCGCCTCGGTGGCCGCGCCGGATTCATGCTCCACGACACGGCCCTCGCTGCGGCGCGGAAGCTCAAGGACGGCCAGCAGCGCCCGCTGTGGGAGCCGTCCGTTCAGGCCGGCGTCCCGGACCTCCTGCTCGGCTACAAGTACACGGTCAACCAGGACATGCCCGTCATGGCGGCAAACGCCAAGTCGATCCTGTTCGGCGACTTCTTCGCCGGCTACCTGATCCGTGACGTCCAGGACGTCCAGCTGATCCGCCTGGCCGAGCGCTACGCGGACTTCCTGCAGGTCGGGTTCCTCGCGTTCGCGCGGACCGACGGCACCCCGCAGGACACGGCCGCCTACAAGGCGTACCGCAACTCCGCCACCTGA
- a CDS encoding HK97 family phage prohead protease: MRTEERRDLTLASAGLQIREAGEGSPPGFEGHAAVFNSRTAIGNPLTWGFYEEIADGAFTKTLAEGDARFLVDHDTRLVVSRVSAQSLRLAQDDVGLAVDADLDQRLSYVADLIVNLENRNITGMSFGFRVVKDEWEPVEIETVSGDKAEAELRIIREVQLYEVSAVTFPAYEDTDAGLRSVGVALAARGDDAAFDRRAQYRPELLNFRREPGESTRGTDATQPGETTGGRQAMRMEALAARFRLAR, translated from the coding sequence ATGAGGACTGAGGAGCGACGCGACCTCACCCTGGCCTCGGCCGGGCTGCAGATTCGCGAGGCAGGGGAAGGCAGCCCGCCCGGGTTCGAGGGGCACGCTGCCGTGTTCAACTCACGGACCGCGATCGGCAACCCGCTGACCTGGGGTTTCTATGAGGAGATCGCCGACGGCGCGTTCACCAAGACCCTGGCTGAGGGAGATGCCCGGTTCCTCGTGGACCATGACACCCGCCTGGTCGTCTCGCGCGTCTCGGCGCAGTCGCTGCGCCTGGCGCAGGACGACGTCGGCCTCGCGGTCGACGCCGACCTCGACCAGCGTCTCTCCTACGTCGCCGACCTGATCGTCAACCTGGAGAACCGGAACATCACCGGCATGAGCTTCGGCTTCCGCGTCGTCAAGGACGAGTGGGAGCCGGTCGAGATCGAGACGGTCAGCGGCGACAAGGCCGAGGCCGAGCTGCGCATCATCCGCGAAGTGCAGCTGTACGAGGTCTCCGCGGTCACGTTCCCCGCCTACGAGGACACCGACGCCGGACTCCGGTCCGTCGGTGTTGCGCTGGCCGCCCGTGGCGACGACGCCGCGTTCGACCGCCGGGCCCAGTACCGGCCCGAACTCCTGAACTTCCGCCGCGAGCCGGGTGAGTCCACTCGCGGCACCGACGCAACCCAGCCGGGAGAGACCACTGGGGGCCGTCAGGCGATGCGCATGGAGGCGCTCGCCGCTCGCTTCCGCCTGGCGCGGTAG
- a CDS encoding phage portal protein, with protein MSVFGMFEKRDSLENPAVPLTSASLLDLFGGAKTDAGVPVSESSSLQTPAVWRCVGLIAGVSAALPLHSYVDGTRDRTQLKLLKDPHPELTALEVWRLAFAARVLWGDGYLQKVRDRAGNIVQLWPVHPSKVRPYRVRPSEEIPGGKLFDVTDDWGVQRVLSSRDILHMPGLGYDGIQGLSPVRLAAEGISLAQAAERSAGALFGRGNLLGGLITTKSKLNDGQAASLKARWEAGASGVSNAQRVAVLDSDASFTPVTMPNSDAQFLESRQFQVTEIARMFGVPPFLLMSTEKSTSWGTGLEQQVQGWVTFDLGPQWLQPAEQRITKELLPPNEYAKYALQGLLRGDSSSRATFYRAMRDIGAYCADDIRALEDLPPIPGGDGQGFLQPTYMAPLGSDPLAPKEPAAASDNAARAAALIAEARRLLETPDHPTTEGEDDED; from the coding sequence GTGAGCGTGTTCGGCATGTTCGAGAAGCGGGACAGCCTGGAGAACCCGGCCGTGCCTCTGACCAGTGCTTCTCTGCTGGACCTGTTCGGCGGCGCCAAGACCGACGCGGGGGTGCCCGTCTCGGAGTCGTCGTCGCTGCAGACGCCGGCGGTGTGGCGGTGCGTGGGTCTGATCGCTGGCGTGTCCGCGGCGCTGCCGCTGCACTCTTATGTCGACGGCACCCGCGACCGAACCCAGCTCAAGCTGTTGAAGGACCCGCACCCCGAGCTGACAGCGCTGGAGGTGTGGCGGCTGGCGTTCGCCGCTCGGGTGCTGTGGGGCGACGGCTACCTGCAGAAGGTCCGCGACCGGGCGGGCAACATCGTCCAGTTGTGGCCCGTCCATCCGAGCAAGGTCCGCCCGTACCGGGTCCGCCCGTCTGAGGAGATCCCGGGCGGCAAGCTGTTCGACGTCACCGACGACTGGGGCGTCCAGCGCGTCCTGTCGTCCCGCGACATCCTGCACATGCCCGGCCTGGGCTATGACGGCATCCAGGGCCTCTCTCCGGTGCGTCTGGCTGCGGAGGGAATCAGCCTCGCGCAGGCGGCCGAGCGGTCCGCTGGCGCGCTGTTCGGCCGCGGCAACCTGCTTGGTGGCCTCATCACCACCAAGTCCAAGCTGAACGACGGGCAGGCGGCGAGCCTGAAAGCCCGCTGGGAGGCTGGCGCGTCCGGCGTCTCGAACGCCCAGCGCGTCGCCGTGCTGGACTCGGACGCCTCGTTCACGCCGGTCACGATGCCGAACAGCGACGCCCAGTTCCTTGAGTCCCGGCAATTCCAGGTGACGGAGATTGCCCGCATGTTCGGCGTGCCGCCGTTCCTGCTGATGTCCACGGAGAAGTCGACCAGTTGGGGCACAGGGCTGGAGCAGCAGGTGCAGGGCTGGGTCACGTTCGACCTGGGTCCGCAGTGGCTGCAGCCGGCCGAGCAGCGCATCACCAAGGAGCTGCTGCCCCCCAACGAGTACGCCAAGTACGCGCTGCAGGGCCTGCTCCGCGGCGACAGCTCCAGCCGCGCCACCTTCTACCGCGCGATGCGCGACATCGGCGCGTACTGCGCTGATGACATCCGCGCACTCGAAGACCTGCCGCCCATCCCGGGTGGCGACGGGCAGGGCTTCCTGCAGCCGACGTACATGGCTCCGCTGGGGTCCGACCCGCTGGCACCGAAGGAACCCGCGGCCGCGAGCGACAACGCCGCCCGCGCCGCCGCCCTCATCGCGGAGGCCCGCCGGCTGCTGGAGACACCCGACCACCCGACCACGGAAGGCGAGGACGATGAGGACTGA
- a CDS encoding terminase, with product MISSASEPSDSNEPSEQPPDLRVCGIQRPRIFTVPARALSSAGQEAVELAASVGLELDPWQRFVLDQGLREKDDGTWAAWECAVNVPRQNGKGAIIEARQLAGLFLLDEELILHSAHELKTAMEAMRRIEELIAGSDELRPQVERVRRKAGEECIELKSGARLRFIARSKASGRGMTGDCNIMDEAMILGEDAMAALMFTMAAVPNPQIWYLGSSGIGSLSVQLGRLRRRALEGLESGDPDPSLAYFEWSINPHADECQPGCKEHDDVDDPASLLKANPAIGYRLTLEHTVNERLTVGAESFARERLGVGTYPADTADTWRIIGEDAWQALVNGRAEMGNPVAFALDTTPERSHTAICAAGRATENAVELEAAQVEVIDHRPGTGWAPERLAELVMKWQPVAVVIDEGSPAGSLIPAVRKALEEAGMDEQEIDDLLLHPKARQVAAACAQFYDAAVEQTITHLGPGPLSTALAGADKRPIGDGWAWKRRGVGVDISPLMGATFAMWGYAERKDAEPEGAPNLWI from the coding sequence ATGATCTCAAGCGCAAGCGAGCCGAGCGACTCCAACGAACCAAGCGAGCAGCCCCCTGACCTGCGGGTTTGCGGGATCCAGCGGCCGCGCATCTTCACGGTGCCCGCTCGGGCGCTCTCCAGCGCCGGGCAGGAGGCCGTTGAACTGGCCGCGTCGGTCGGCCTGGAGCTCGACCCGTGGCAGCGGTTCGTCCTGGACCAGGGCCTGCGGGAGAAGGACGACGGCACCTGGGCCGCATGGGAGTGCGCGGTCAACGTGCCGAGGCAGAACGGCAAGGGCGCGATCATCGAAGCGAGGCAGCTGGCCGGCCTGTTCCTGCTCGACGAGGAACTGATCCTGCACAGCGCGCACGAGCTGAAGACCGCGATGGAGGCCATGCGCCGCATCGAGGAGCTGATCGCGGGCAGTGACGAGCTGCGCCCGCAGGTCGAGCGGGTGCGCCGCAAGGCGGGCGAGGAGTGCATCGAGCTCAAGTCCGGTGCCCGGCTGCGGTTCATCGCCCGCTCGAAGGCCTCGGGCCGTGGCATGACGGGCGACTGCAACATCATGGACGAGGCGATGATCCTCGGTGAGGACGCCATGGCGGCCCTGATGTTCACCATGGCGGCCGTGCCGAACCCGCAGATCTGGTACCTCGGATCGTCCGGCATCGGCTCGCTGTCCGTGCAGCTGGGACGACTACGGCGCCGGGCCCTGGAAGGGCTGGAGTCGGGCGACCCTGACCCGTCCCTCGCGTACTTCGAGTGGTCCATCAACCCGCACGCTGACGAGTGCCAGCCGGGATGCAAGGAGCACGACGACGTCGACGACCCTGCCTCCCTGCTCAAGGCCAACCCGGCCATCGGCTACCGGCTGACGCTGGAGCACACGGTCAACGAACGGCTCACCGTCGGGGCCGAGTCCTTCGCCCGTGAGCGGCTCGGTGTCGGCACGTACCCCGCTGACACGGCCGACACCTGGCGCATCATCGGCGAGGACGCCTGGCAGGCCCTGGTGAACGGCCGGGCAGAGATGGGCAACCCGGTGGCGTTCGCCCTCGACACGACGCCTGAGCGGTCCCACACGGCCATCTGCGCCGCCGGCCGGGCCACGGAGAACGCCGTCGAGCTGGAAGCCGCGCAGGTCGAGGTCATTGACCACCGGCCCGGTACGGGCTGGGCGCCGGAGCGGCTGGCCGAACTGGTCATGAAGTGGCAGCCCGTGGCCGTCGTCATCGACGAGGGCAGCCCAGCCGGCTCCCTCATTCCCGCGGTCCGCAAGGCCCTCGAAGAGGCGGGCATGGACGAACAGGAGATCGACGACCTGCTGCTCCACCCGAAGGCCCGCCAGGTCGCAGCAGCGTGCGCCCAGTTCTACGACGCCGCCGTCGAGCAGACCATCACGCACCTCGGGCCGGGGCCTCTGTCCACGGCGCTGGCGGGCGCGGACAAGCGGCCCATCGGTGACGGCTGGGCGTGGAAGCGCCGGGGCGTGGGCGTCGATATCAGCCCGCTGATGGGCGCCACGTTCGCCATGTGGGGCTACGCGGAGCGCAAGGACGCGGAGCCGGAAGGGGCGCCGAACCTGTGGATCTAA
- a CDS encoding AAA family ATPase, which translates to MLYVVTGPPGAGKSSWIKAHAKASDIVIDLDLMALAMAGPGADHHDHSDVLTRVVHRARFAAMNEAFQHLDTTDVYLIHTMLTGKARAKYKRLNARIVVVDPGERAVRERVRAMRQPGMEAVVTRWYREQRQGGTQAITRQTSRDW; encoded by the coding sequence GTGCTCTACGTCGTCACCGGCCCGCCAGGCGCGGGCAAGTCGTCGTGGATCAAGGCGCACGCCAAGGCGTCAGACATCGTCATCGACCTGGACCTCATGGCCCTCGCGATGGCCGGCCCCGGCGCAGACCACCACGATCACAGCGACGTCCTCACCCGCGTCGTCCACCGCGCTCGCTTCGCCGCCATGAACGAGGCGTTCCAGCACCTCGATACGACCGACGTCTACCTGATCCACACCATGCTGACCGGCAAGGCGCGAGCCAAGTACAAGCGGCTCAACGCGCGCATCGTGGTCGTCGACCCAGGCGAGCGGGCGGTACGGGAGCGGGTGCGGGCCATGCGGCAGCCGGGCATGGAGGCGGTCGTCACGCGCTGGTATCGGGAGCAGCGGCAGGGTGGAACGCAGGCCATCACGCGGCAGACGTCACGCGACTGGTGA
- a CDS encoding HNH endonuclease, producing the protein MAGIRNGRPYRRLCEEQRALGLPCWICGRAIDYSITGRLASRHRWAFTLDHLQPVSLRPDLLLDPANARSAHRSCNSARGNRMQPAKLTTSRRW; encoded by the coding sequence GTGGCTGGCATCCGCAACGGGCGCCCGTACCGCCGGCTGTGCGAGGAGCAGCGAGCCCTCGGCCTGCCGTGCTGGATCTGCGGTCGCGCCATCGACTACAGCATCACCGGACGCCTGGCGAGCAGGCATCGCTGGGCGTTCACCCTCGACCATCTTCAGCCCGTCTCCCTGCGCCCGGACCTCCTGCTCGACCCCGCCAACGCCCGCAGCGCACACCGCAGCTGCAACAGCGCACGCGGCAACAGGATGCAGCCGGCCAAGCTCACGACCTCACGGAGATGGTGA